Proteins from a single region of Chengkuizengella sediminis:
- the mraY gene encoding phospho-N-acetylmuramoyl-pentapeptide-transferase, with protein sequence MDYNIMYWTIGVSFVLALITGPLFIPILRRLKFGQQIRTEGPQGHLKKKGTPTMGGIIILLALSISFYRFSDHFGMEFYILIISTFGFGLIGFLDDYIKIVFKRSMGLSAKQKLLGQLFVSILICVLLSSMDFSTALHIPIADISINLSWFYYLFIIIVLLGTTNAVNLTDGLDGLVSGTSAIAFGAFAIISMMNTQFETAVFCAAMIGAVLGFLVFNAHPAKVFMGDTGSLSIGGGLAAVAILTKTELLLVVIGGVFVIENLSVIIQVISFKTTGKRVFKMSPIHHHFELSGWSEWRVVISFWLAGLMLAGIGLYIY encoded by the coding sequence GTGGATTATAATATTATGTATTGGACAATAGGGGTCTCATTCGTACTAGCTTTGATTACAGGACCACTATTTATTCCCATCCTGCGGAGGTTAAAATTTGGACAACAAATTAGAACTGAAGGACCACAGGGGCATTTAAAGAAAAAAGGGACACCAACGATGGGAGGAATCATCATCCTTTTAGCCCTGTCAATTTCATTCTATAGATTTTCAGATCACTTTGGTATGGAATTTTATATTTTAATCATTTCGACTTTCGGTTTTGGATTAATTGGTTTCCTTGATGATTACATTAAAATTGTATTTAAGCGTTCGATGGGTTTAAGTGCTAAGCAAAAACTACTTGGACAACTTTTTGTATCCATTTTAATTTGTGTATTATTGAGTTCTATGGACTTCAGCACAGCTCTACATATACCTATTGCTGACATAAGTATAAACTTAAGCTGGTTTTACTATCTATTTATAATTATCGTGTTACTAGGTACAACCAATGCGGTTAACTTAACAGATGGCTTGGATGGATTAGTATCTGGTACAAGTGCAATTGCATTCGGTGCTTTTGCGATCATCTCTATGATGAACACGCAGTTTGAAACAGCTGTTTTTTGTGCAGCGATGATTGGTGCTGTTTTAGGCTTTTTAGTATTTAATGCACATCCAGCAAAAGTGTTTATGGGTGATACAGGATCATTAAGTATCGGCGGTGGTTTGGCGGCTGTTGCAATACTTACGAAAACAGAGCTTTTATTAGTGGTCATTGGCGGGGTGTTTGTCATTGAGAATTTATCCGTAATTATACAAGTCATTTCATTCAAAACCACGGGTAAACGTGTCTTTAAAATGAGCCCCATTCACCACCATTTTGAATTAAGCGGTTGGTCCGAGTGGAGAGTTGTAATTTCATTTTGGTTGGCAGGTTTAATGTTAGCTGGTATTGGACTATATATTTATTAA
- a CDS encoding UDP-N-acetylmuramoyl-tripeptide--D-alanyl-D-alanine ligase — protein MMIRAYDDIIRMLQVEQFTQINSPAIIHGVSTDSRHINQGSLFIPLVGENFDGHLFVEEAIHRGAAASLWQKDHESPPDNIPLIFVEDTLLALQELAKQYMKQVEVRVIAITGSNGKTTTKDMIAAILSTTYKVHKTEGNFNNQIGLPLTLLQMKEDTQFAVLEMGMSGRGEIELLSKLAEPEIAIITNIGEAHLLQLGSREEIAKAKLEIINGLKQEGVFIYPGDEPLLKNISDFGYDLPLSTKRIRFGKKESNEIYPTHIKMEQDGVHFGINHSQPMDYYIPLIGKHNVMNATAAIAVSQSLDIKKEDIIKGLNHLKVSSMRTQKIQSNSGFAIINDAYNSSPNALKAAIEMLEELEGYQHKIIVIGDMLELGENEKELHRDIGRRLDPQRIDYVFTYGNLGKEAALEALNFYSTDHVKSFEEKEKLLKELLTVVTKKDVILIKGSRGMKLEDVVSELKNR, from the coding sequence ATGATGATCCGAGCATATGATGATATAATCCGTATGTTACAAGTAGAACAATTTACACAGATAAATTCTCCAGCTATCATTCATGGGGTATCAACAGACTCAAGGCATATAAATCAAGGAAGTTTGTTTATTCCACTAGTTGGCGAAAATTTTGATGGACATCTGTTTGTTGAAGAGGCAATCCACAGGGGGGCGGCAGCTTCATTATGGCAGAAGGATCATGAATCCCCCCCTGATAATATACCACTTATTTTTGTAGAGGATACGTTATTAGCTTTACAGGAACTTGCTAAGCAATATATGAAACAGGTTGAGGTAAGGGTAATAGCCATTACGGGAAGCAATGGGAAAACAACGACTAAAGACATGATTGCTGCTATTTTATCTACCACCTATAAAGTTCATAAAACAGAGGGTAATTTTAATAATCAGATTGGTTTACCGCTCACATTGCTACAAATGAAGGAAGATACTCAATTTGCAGTTCTTGAAATGGGGATGAGTGGCAGGGGAGAAATCGAATTATTAAGTAAATTGGCTGAGCCAGAAATAGCAATTATTACTAATATAGGAGAAGCTCATTTGCTTCAGTTAGGATCCAGAGAAGAAATTGCAAAAGCAAAGTTAGAAATCATAAATGGATTGAAACAAGAGGGAGTATTTATATATCCAGGTGATGAACCTTTACTTAAGAATATTTCTGATTTTGGGTATGACTTACCTCTTTCCACAAAACGAATTCGTTTTGGTAAGAAGGAGTCGAATGAAATATATCCTACTCATATTAAGATGGAACAAGATGGGGTGCATTTTGGCATAAATCATTCACAACCGATGGATTATTACATACCATTAATAGGAAAACACAATGTTATGAACGCTACGGCAGCTATTGCTGTTAGTCAATCTCTAGATATAAAAAAAGAAGATATTATCAAGGGATTAAATCATCTCAAAGTTTCCAGTATGAGGACACAAAAAATTCAATCCAATTCTGGATTTGCGATCATAAATGATGCATATAACTCTAGTCCGAATGCATTAAAAGCAGCAATAGAAATGTTGGAAGAATTAGAGGGATATCAACATAAAATAATTGTAATAGGCGACATGTTGGAATTAGGTGAGAATGAAAAAGAGCTGCATCGAGACATTGGACGCAGACTTGATCCCCAACGAATAGACTATGTTTTTACGTATGGAAATTTGGGGAAAGAGGCAGCTTTAGAAGCATTAAATTTTTATTCAACTGATCATGTTAAATCATTTGAAGAAAAGGAAAAGCTATTAAAAGAACTATTAACAGTTGTAACAAAAAAAGATGTAATTTTAATTAAAGGCTCACGCGGGATGAAACTAGAAGATGTCGTCAGTGAGTTGAAAAATAGATAA